The Nostoc cf. commune SO-36 genomic sequence AAACGCAGATACCAGGCGCTTCACCCCAATCTTGATGGTTTTTGACAATGGAATTTAGTGAAGATGCTTGATAATCACTTTCAATAGCTTGTTGTAACTTCTCAATAATTTGTTGTAACTTAGTGAGCTTACCTGGGCCGCTACCAGTAACATTAAATTTTTTGTAAACTTCGCTCAATCTTTTGCGTACTGCCTCGGCGCTGATTGCCAATTCTTTAGCGATCGCACTTGGCGATTGCCCTTGAACAGCATATAACAGAACCTCTAGCTCACTGCTAGACAAGCACCTTTCCTGAGCTAAAGCCAAAATAACTTTTTCGGGAATCACACTCATACTCACAAACTACACTCCCAATGTTATCTCACTATGTGAGACAATATACTGCAAAAAGTGAGTATTCTCCCAAATAAAGCGGTGTGAAAGCTTATTGAACGTAGAGTATTTCTCAATCTTTAGGCATATTTGTAGTGTTTTTAGGCTTTTTAAAAAATTTTCTTTATAGTTTACCTTGACCTAGGTAACTTGGTTACTTTATAGTGAGTATAATAGCTTAAACGCTAGTAACTTAGTAAGGTTACGGTTACATACAACAAAAAGAAACTTAGTGAGCTAAGACCTACGCAAGAACTTTTTGAAACTCTAATCTGATGCTTCTCTACGAGAGGCTGTGTCAAGGCAACGGGAACGCCTTCAACAAATATATCCTTGGCATCTACGTTTATTTCATAATTTTGCGTAAGTCCTGTGAGTAAGAAGTAAAGGCAGTGGTTGGAAGCGTCAATTCTGAAAAAGGCAAACATTAAAATTGTCTGTCAGAATTGCAAGGTTTCAATGCACGTAGTGCGCGTTATCTGCGATTACGAGCATTGAGCGTCTAATTTTGATATCCAAATTGCCCTGGCAATTTATTGAGGAGCTTAACTTTTCATGATCTGCAAATATCAAAACCACCGTCGGTGGCATTCCAACTCCACTCAGGAGTAGGACTATTTACCTTGACTTGGTGGGAGCAACGTTGTGGGCATTAGCTGTTTCCTTAGTGTGGTCGTGGGGCGCTATTTGCTACCTAGATTCAACTTTTAAAACAGGAGAAAACCTATGAAACCGAGTTTTAAAGACAACGATAATCTGCTGTTTGAGTGGTTTTGTAAAGGACTCAAGTATTTTATGCTGGCACTGCTGGGGGTTGCATTAGCCTTTGTTGTGTCTCATACTTTTGGCGCTTACATGATAGTTGGGCTGCTTTTATCCGCAGGTCTATGGTTATGGGTTGTGAGGATAGCAATTTCCCTAGCCTGTCTATTTGCGATCGCCATGATTGTTGAGTCCTGGAGTTAAAGCTCATTCTGATGCTCAATAAATAGCCTTTGACTAACTTCACTCAGCCAAAGGCTTCGTAACTTTTCATTTGGAGATTATGAGGCGTGATGCGTAAAACCCCCGAATAGAATTCGGGGGATATAAGCGAATGAGCCAAATTTATATTTGCTTCTAAAATAGAAGAATGCTGTCAACTCCCACTCAACTACTGCGACTTTCTCAAGGACAACTAAACTTACTAGAAGCTTGTCCGCGCAAATTTCAACATACCTACCTAGAAAAACTCAATTCTCCCTCAAATCCCGAACAAGAAGAACGGCTAACTTTGGGTAGTCGCTTTCACTTGCTAATGCAGCAGCGAGAAATGGGTTTGCCAATTGATAGTTTCCTGCAAGCAGATGCTCAACTGCAAAGCTGGATGCTATCTTTTGCTGATGCAGCCCCAGAAATCTTAACGGCTGCATCTGATAATCAAACTTTCCGTGAAAGTGAACACTACCGGACTCTGCAACTTCAAGACTATTTGCTGACGGTTGTCTATGATTTATTGATTGCAGATAATCAACAAGCGCAAATTCTCGACTGGAAAACTTATCCTAAACCACCGAACAAACGCAAGTTAGAATCCAACTGGCAAACACGGCTTTATTTACATGTATTGGCAGAAACTAGCGACTATTTGCCAGAAAAGATTTCTATGACTTATTGGTTTGTCCAATCTGAAGGGAAACCCCAAAATATTAAGTTTAATTACAATATGGCTCAACATACACAAACAGCTAAAAAACTTAATCAACTGTTAAGTCAGTTAACTAATTGGCTGGAAAATTACCAAAATAACCAGCAGTTTCCCCAAGTTGGGGAGGGTAGCAAAACCTGTGATTATTGTCAGTTTGCTAAACGGTGCGATCGCACACAAGCAATTGAAGAAACAGTGAAAGATTCATTGCCAAATTTTGACAGCATTCAAGAAGTCTCACTTAACACTATAAATTAGAGGATGTTTGTAAAATCCAATCGGGGATAAAGAAGCTATAACTTTTAAATTTATATAAAATTATGTCAAGCTTTGACGGAACTGAAGCAATTTATGTACGCGAATTAGGGATTGACGACATTGCTCCCGTTTACCACTTAGGAGAAGGCTTATTTACCAGCGATTTATACCCTTATTTATACCGCACTTGGGACGAATGGGAAGTGATTGGACTTTACAACACCGATCCAGAATATTGTCTTGTGGCTGAAACAGATGGAGAATTAGCAGGATTTGTTCTGGGAACCATCATCACCAAAGCATCTTGGACTTATGGATATATTTTATGGCTAGGAGTTAGTCCGAAGTTCCAGCGTCGGGGAGTAGCAGACAAGTTGGTTGATAAAGTCGTTGCGCGGATGATTGAAGATGGGGCGCGGTTTATGTTGGTAGATACTGACCCCACCAATACTTCAGCATTAAAGTTTTTTAACCGCAAAGGTTTTGGTAATACTCGCCAGCATATTTTCTTGTCGATGAATTTAAGCAAGCACGAATATTATGGGAGATTAATTGATTACGAACACCAAAAAGCTGAAAGAGCCGGTTACAAGCGCTCGCGTCCAGCAATTCGTGCCCGTAAACCTGATAGTGTTGCTAATGAAGTAGTCCTCAACCCTCTAGCGAATGAATCTCTAATAACTGAGGATCAATCCCCAATCTAATAAAAGCTAGAGTAGCCCTTTCAAGCTGGGTAAAATTTTTGGACAATAATTCCTCTTTTCTCCGTGTTCTCTGCGCCTCTGTGGTTCAATAAATTACTTTTAAACCGCAGAGGCAGAGAGAAGCCAGTGCGTTGGGCGGGTTCCCCGACTTGTACCGCTAACGCGGAACCCGCAGGGTAGCAACTGGCGCAACGCAGAGAGAAAAGCATGATGGCGATCGTTAATTTTGAATTTAGAACAAAGCGACGTAACTTATGTCTATAGAATTTGGGCGGGAAATCTGCGGCAATCTTGACATTGCAGAATCGCGGGAGTGGTTAGTTACTAATGGCATTGGTGGTTACGCCTCTGGGACTGTGGCTGGTTTATTGACCCGCCGCTATCACGGACTACTGGTAGCAGCATTGAAACCACCTCTGGGTCGTACCTTAATGCTGACAAAACTAGATGAAACTGTATTGTATGGCGTTAGCGCAGCTCATCCGCAGGAGGCTCGCTCTTATTCTCTAGACACCAATCGTTGGGCAGACAGTATTGTTAATCCCCACGGTTATAAACATATTGAACGTTTTTCTCTAGAAGGTACGATTCCCTTATGGCGTTTTGCTGTTGCTGATGCCCTATTAGAAAAACGGGTGTGGATGCAACAAGGTGCTAACACAACTTATGTGCAATATACTTTGCGTCGCGCTACCCAACCGCTAAAGTTGACGCTCAAAGCAATGGTCAATTACCGTGATTATCACAGCGACACCCAAAGCAATGATTGGCAGATGTCTGTTGAGCAGGTGGAACAGGGAATTTGTGTAACTGCTTATCCGGGTGCTGCACCACTTTATATAGTGAGCGATTGCGGCAGTGCATCTGTTGCCCACAATTGGTATTATGGCTTTGACTTGGCAGTTGAACGCTATCGGGGATTGAGAGATAAAGAAGACCACCTCCACGCTGCCACTTTTGAAGTTACACTGAATCCTGGGGAAGCGATTGCCTTGGTAGCCAGCACAGAAAAACAGCCAAATCTCAATGGTGAAGCTGCACTAAAGTTACGTCGCGCTCAAGAGCAGAAATTAACAGGACTTTGGAAAACTAATCGACCTCTCAAAACTAAGGAATCACCTAGCTGGATCAACCATCTAGTACTAGCTGCTGACCAGTTTATTGTCGATCGCTCATTGCCAGAAGACCCGAACGGTAAAACTATCATTGCTGGTTATCACTGGTTTAGCGACTGGGGACGCGACACGATGATTAGTCTACCTGGTTTGACAATTTCCACTGGTCGCCCAGAAGTAGCACGCTCAATTCTTCGCACCTTTGCCAGATACGTAGACCGGGGAATGCTGCCTAATCGCTTTCCTGATGCAGGTGAG encodes the following:
- a CDS encoding PD-(D/E)XK nuclease family protein, with the protein product MLSTPTQLLRLSQGQLNLLEACPRKFQHTYLEKLNSPSNPEQEERLTLGSRFHLLMQQREMGLPIDSFLQADAQLQSWMLSFADAAPEILTAASDNQTFRESEHYRTLQLQDYLLTVVYDLLIADNQQAQILDWKTYPKPPNKRKLESNWQTRLYLHVLAETSDYLPEKISMTYWFVQSEGKPQNIKFNYNMAQHTQTAKKLNQLLSQLTNWLENYQNNQQFPQVGEGSKTCDYCQFAKRCDRTQAIEETVKDSLPNFDSIQEVSLNTIN
- a CDS encoding GNAT family N-acetyltransferase, coding for MSSFDGTEAIYVRELGIDDIAPVYHLGEGLFTSDLYPYLYRTWDEWEVIGLYNTDPEYCLVAETDGELAGFVLGTIITKASWTYGYILWLGVSPKFQRRGVADKLVDKVVARMIEDGARFMLVDTDPTNTSALKFFNRKGFGNTRQHIFLSMNLSKHEYYGRLIDYEHQKAERAGYKRSRPAIRARKPDSVANEVVLNPLANESLITEDQSPI